In Providencia alcalifaciens, the sequence GTGCAGAAGCGTTGGCAGAACCTGGAGTGACTGGAATCGCTTTGGCAATATAATTGGCAGTAAAATTAAGGTCATTTTCAAAATTCGATAATAAAGGGTATTCACTGGATGATGACAACAAGGTAATGACTGCATTTCTGTCATCGGTAAGTTGAACACCCACACCTGTTGCATTAGACGTGGACTTTAATGCTATCACGGTATTGTCATTTGTATAAGGTGTTGCATCGAATGAGACCTTAGCGCTTGTGATAGCGATAGGGCAATTAATTAATTTTATTGAAAATGGAACAGATGTTGATTTACTTCCTACACTAGGAAAATTAGCTTTTGGAATTTGACCTAGATTGATTCGTATATTTTTTGACTCTGTTTTTACTTCACAGGCTTGGTCAATAATATCACCTATAAACTCAATATTGCCATCAGCAGTGAATCCG encodes:
- a CDS encoding fimbrial protein, whose protein sequence is MKALSFKNLTIGIGFLFINPGFTADGNIEFIGDIIDQACEVKTESKNIRINLGQIPKANFPSVGSKSTSVPFSIKLINCPIAITSAKVSFDATPYTNDNTVIALKSTSNATGVGVQLTDDRNAVITLLSSSSEYPLLSNFENDLNFTANYIAKAIPVTPGSANASAPFLIIYN